Proteins encoded together in one Gigantopelta aegis isolate Gae_Host chromosome 8, Gae_host_genome, whole genome shotgun sequence window:
- the LOC121379964 gene encoding uncharacterized protein LOC121379964, protein MDTFLRKRGVDDRTVDKLKEDKIDEDVARLMDDEQLTQYLSKPGDIIAFRHFLKPSVPDQTRIRKHSLMEQLRSRLEMHDRNPDAPQSSVKLARYNAMKNTHVTELGWMHYNEKRHQYVQVRTKKGGGTRSISLDKKSTKTDIITEAKKLFFPGDESSLGSLKDMEIELTDFKCLPMDMTTTLGEIIDVAKMRKLRFCLRTKNTQPNVDNGGVLRDIICEFWERFYEQCTLGSDIKVPCLRHDFEVQDREAIAHVFVLGWILQRNIPVRLAPSFLKYCLYGLDPYKNNSGIIEEFLGFVPHSERIILQVALSDFDKVDNE, encoded by the exons ATGGACACTTTCTTGCGCAAACGAGGGGTTGATGACCGAACAGTCGATAAGCTGAAAGAGgataag attgACGAGGATGTAGCACGGCTAATGGATGATGAACAACTAACACAGTATCTATCAAAACCTGGGGATATTATAGcattcagacattttttaaaaccatcCGTCCCGGACCAAACTCGTATCAGGAAGCACAGTTTGATGGAACAACTGAGGTCCCGATTGGAAATGCACGACCGTAATCCAGATGCTCCGCAATCCAGTGTAAAGTTGGCTCGCTATAACGCTATGAAAAACACCCATGTCACTGAGCTGGGCTGGATGCACTACAACGAAAAAAGACACCAGTATGTCCAAGTTAGAACCAAAAAAGGAGGTGGGACGCGCTCCATATCATTGGATAAGAAATCCACCAAAACTGACATTATAACAGAAGCAAAGAAACTATTCTTTCCTGGAGATGAATCAAGCCTTGGGTCACTTAAAGATATGGAAATTGAATTAACAGATTTCAAGTGCCTTCCTATGGATATGACCACAACGCTTGGGGAAATTATAGATGTTGCTAAGATGCGAAAGTTGCGCTTCTGTCTGAGAACGAAGAACACGCAGCCCAACGTTGATAATGGTGGAGTCCTGAGGGACATTATTTGTGAATTTTGGGAAAGGTTTTATGAACAATGTACTTTGGGTTCGGACATAAAAGTCCCATGCTTACGACATGACTTCGAAGTACAAGATAGGGAGGCCATCGCTCATGTGTTTGTACTTGGGTGGATTCTACAGCGAAATATCCCAGTCAGACTGGCTCCCAGCTTTCTCAAATATTGTTTGTATGGCTTGGACCCATACAAGAACAACTCAGGAATAATCGAGGAGTTTCTCGGGTTTGTACCGCACAGTGAACGCATAATCCTGCAGGTCGCTCTATCAGACTTCGACAAAGTTGACAACGAATAA